The following proteins are encoded in a genomic region of Desulfosporosinus youngiae DSM 17734:
- the nifS gene encoding cysteine desulfurase NifS, whose protein sequence is MRRVYLDHSATTPVDPEVAAIMMTYYTEKYGNPSSVHGFGREAKQALEQARNQVAELIGASSNEITFTSGGTEADNLAILGTAEALRKKGKHIITSCIEHHAVLETCEYLEKNGFDLTVIPVDEEGIISVDAVRKAIRPDTILITVMHANNEVGSIQPISEIGKLAKEHSIVFHVDAVQSLGKIPVNVEELNVDLLTVSSHKIYGPKGVGALYIRKGVRIVPLAHGGGQEKKRRAGTENTPGIIGFGKACELAGQRMADDAERQRKLRDKLINGIQERIEFVKVNGPVGEKRLPNNVNVSIRYVEGESLLLSLDMLGIAASSGSACTSGSLDPSHVLLGMGLIHEIAHGSLRFSLGRQNTEEDIDYVLEQLPKIVERLRMMSPLYDQVIHSKQV, encoded by the coding sequence ATGCGACGTGTTTATTTAGACCATAGTGCAACGACTCCGGTTGACCCGGAAGTGGCTGCCATAATGATGACGTATTACACAGAAAAGTATGGTAACCCGTCAAGTGTTCATGGTTTTGGCAGAGAGGCTAAACAAGCCTTAGAGCAAGCTCGGAATCAGGTGGCAGAGCTGATTGGAGCTTCATCCAATGAGATTACGTTTACCAGTGGGGGAACCGAGGCAGATAATCTGGCGATTTTGGGTACTGCTGAGGCACTCCGGAAAAAAGGCAAACATATTATTACCTCTTGCATAGAGCACCATGCGGTTTTGGAAACTTGTGAATACTTGGAGAAGAATGGATTTGACTTAACCGTTATTCCTGTAGACGAAGAGGGAATTATTTCGGTTGATGCTGTGAGAAAGGCTATTCGGCCGGATACAATTCTAATTACGGTTATGCATGCGAACAATGAGGTTGGATCGATTCAACCAATTTCAGAGATTGGCAAACTGGCCAAGGAACATAGTATCGTTTTTCATGTTGACGCAGTTCAGTCCCTCGGAAAAATTCCTGTCAACGTCGAAGAGCTGAATGTCGACTTATTGACGGTTTCCAGTCATAAGATTTATGGTCCTAAAGGTGTGGGAGCACTCTATATTCGCAAAGGAGTGCGGATTGTGCCTTTAGCTCATGGCGGAGGGCAAGAAAAAAAGCGCCGCGCGGGAACAGAGAATACGCCCGGAATTATCGGTTTTGGTAAGGCTTGTGAACTGGCCGGACAACGGATGGCTGATGATGCGGAGCGGCAAAGAAAACTGCGCGACAAACTGATAAACGGTATCCAAGAGCGCATTGAATTTGTCAAAGTCAATGGACCTGTAGGGGAGAAGCGTTTACCAAATAACGTGAACGTAAGCATTCGGTATGTTGAAGGAGAGTCCTTATTGCTGTCCCTTGACATGCTTGGAATTGCTGCTTCGAGCGGTTCGGCATGTACTTCAGGGTCTTTAGATCCTTCCCATGTATTACTTGGTATGGGATTAATTCACGAAATTGCCCACGGTTCACTGCGTTTTTCTTTAGGACGGCAGAATACGGAAGAAGATATTGATTATGTCCTTGAACAATTGCCTAAGATTGTGGAGCGTTTACGAATGATGTCCCCCTTGTATGATCAGGTAATTCATTCAAAACAAGTATAA
- a CDS encoding replication-associated recombination protein A: protein MDLFSATFNQHQVAPLAERMRPRTIEEYIGQDQILGPGKLLRRAIEADRVSSLILYGPPGTGKTSLAQVIAAKTTSHFVRINAVTSGVKEIREIITRAADELHLYGKRTLVFCDEVHRFNKGQQDALLPAVENGTITFIGATTENPFFELNSALLSRSTLFRLELLGPAEIRLGLEQALKDTERGLGQYNVEVTPEAWEHWINYANGDLRRALNALELAVLTTPPENGIRRISLEIAEESIQQRAIRFDKSGDNHYDIISAFIKSMRGSDPDAALYWLAVLLEAGEDPRFIVRRIIVHASEDVGLADPSAMLQAHAAANALEWLGLPEARIPIAQAVLAITTAQKSNSVVTSIDRALKYVKNHPTGEVPAHLKDGHYPGAEKLGNGKEYLYPHNFPNHWVEQTYLPPGVQGQTFYTSSGMGKEQINPRGSVKENTF from the coding sequence ATGGATCTTTTTTCTGCTACCTTTAATCAGCATCAAGTCGCTCCTCTTGCCGAGCGTATGCGCCCAAGAACCATTGAGGAATATATCGGTCAGGATCAAATACTCGGTCCCGGGAAACTCCTGAGGCGAGCTATTGAAGCGGACCGTGTTTCCTCCTTAATCCTCTATGGACCGCCTGGAACAGGAAAAACCTCCCTTGCTCAAGTCATTGCCGCTAAAACAACCTCTCACTTTGTCCGCATAAATGCCGTCACCTCGGGAGTCAAAGAGATTCGCGAAATTATCACCCGGGCGGCAGATGAACTTCATCTTTACGGAAAACGCACCTTAGTGTTCTGTGATGAAGTTCACCGTTTTAATAAAGGACAGCAAGATGCACTCCTGCCTGCCGTCGAAAATGGAACGATTACCTTCATCGGAGCTACGACTGAAAATCCCTTCTTTGAACTCAACTCCGCGCTCCTTAGCCGTTCTACACTTTTCCGATTGGAGCTGCTTGGTCCTGCAGAAATCCGCCTTGGGCTTGAACAAGCTCTTAAAGATACGGAACGAGGCCTGGGGCAATATAATGTCGAAGTCACACCCGAAGCGTGGGAACACTGGATTAATTATGCCAACGGAGATTTAAGACGTGCCCTTAATGCCCTTGAGTTAGCCGTTCTCACTACCCCGCCGGAAAACGGGATTCGCCGCATTTCTCTTGAGATCGCAGAAGAATCAATCCAACAACGAGCTATCCGCTTCGATAAATCCGGAGACAATCATTACGACATCATTTCCGCTTTCATAAAAAGCATGCGCGGTTCGGATCCTGACGCCGCCCTCTATTGGTTAGCTGTTTTATTGGAGGCAGGAGAAGACCCACGTTTCATTGTCCGCCGGATTATCGTCCACGCCTCTGAAGATGTGGGACTGGCCGACCCATCGGCTATGCTTCAGGCCCACGCAGCAGCTAATGCGCTCGAATGGCTTGGCCTGCCCGAAGCAAGGATTCCTATAGCTCAGGCTGTTCTGGCCATCACGACTGCTCAAAAAAGCAACAGTGTTGTCACAAGCATTGATCGTGCTCTGAAGTATGTCAAAAACCATCCTACCGGAGAGGTTCCCGCCCATCTTAAAGATGGACATTACCCCGGCGCAGAAAAGCTGGGCAATGGGAAAGAGTATTTATACCCGCACAACTTCCCCAACCACTGGGTCGAACAAACCTATTTGCCGCC
- the alaS gene encoding alanine--tRNA ligase: protein MYSGNELRDMFLKYFEAKGHKILPSASLIPKDDPTLLLTVAGMVPFKPYFQRRVEPPFPRATTAQKCVRTPDLEEVGKTARHHTYFEMLGNFSFGDYFKTEAIPWAWEYITEVLKLPVEKLWVTIYPEDDDAKGIWEKAGVRSERIVGDPENFWAAGPTGPCGPCSEIYVDLGVARGCGKPGCAIGCDCDRFLEIWNLVFMQYNRDEAGVLTPLPKQNIDTGMGLERIASVMQGVETNFDTDLFRPIIDHVANLAGVKYKDNPKSDLALKVVSDHVRAVSFMLSDGIRPNNEGRGYVLRRILRRAVRYAKLLGIDKPFLESAFRIIQRDYAHAYPELKENENFILNHLNLEEKNFLATLEQGTQLLQEKVKGLLKQGETVLTGTDAFYLYETYGFPVELTEEMLAEQGMTVDMVSFQAAAEEHRLKAKEQSQQMRAVAESPELAEKAKSLGMTPFIGYEKVSATSRIEGLFVDGKEMQDAGEGEEVTIFLAETPFYAESGGQVSDVGFIRTPRAEARVLEVKKGVTGTVYHRAEVRTGVFHIGESVEVEVGNSERLATARHHSATHLLQSALRSVLGEHVQQAGSLVTPERLRFDFTHFSPMTPDGLRAVEGLINEAVLKNMPVQATEMSLKEAKKSGATALFGEKYGETVRVVHMGTFSQELCGGTHVSSTGEIGLVKILSEGGIGAGLRRIEAVAGLEALAYFRSLDDQVMDVAQTLKAQPLEIGKRVSGLMTQVKDLEREIGQLQAKLAKNEVEGLLSRVREVEGIQVIAAQVHASDMESLRQMADLIRDKMKSGVIVLGAVSEGKVNFVTTVSPKGLSGLHAGQIIKEVAKITGGGGGGKPDMAQAGGKDPSKLGEAIDRVPNLLRGFLKK from the coding sequence TTGTATTCAGGTAATGAATTAAGGGACATGTTTCTCAAGTATTTTGAGGCTAAGGGGCACAAGATTTTACCTAGTGCTTCGCTTATTCCGAAAGATGATCCGACCTTGTTGTTAACAGTGGCGGGCATGGTTCCTTTTAAACCATATTTTCAACGTCGGGTTGAACCTCCTTTTCCAAGGGCTACGACTGCCCAAAAATGTGTCCGCACCCCGGATCTTGAGGAAGTAGGGAAAACCGCTCGGCATCATACATATTTTGAAATGTTGGGAAACTTTTCGTTTGGGGATTACTTTAAGACGGAAGCTATTCCCTGGGCTTGGGAGTATATCACTGAAGTCTTGAAGCTCCCGGTGGAAAAACTCTGGGTAACCATTTACCCGGAAGATGATGACGCGAAAGGGATCTGGGAAAAAGCGGGTGTCCGCTCTGAACGTATCGTAGGAGATCCCGAGAACTTCTGGGCCGCCGGTCCGACAGGGCCCTGCGGACCTTGCTCAGAGATCTATGTTGACTTAGGCGTTGCCAGGGGATGCGGTAAACCCGGTTGTGCTATTGGGTGTGACTGTGATCGTTTCTTAGAAATATGGAATCTGGTCTTCATGCAGTATAATCGTGATGAAGCGGGTGTCTTAACCCCGCTTCCCAAGCAAAACATTGATACCGGTATGGGCTTAGAGCGGATAGCTTCAGTTATGCAAGGTGTGGAGACGAACTTTGATACAGATTTATTTCGTCCGATCATTGATCACGTGGCAAATCTGGCAGGGGTTAAATACAAGGATAATCCCAAAAGCGACTTGGCTTTAAAAGTTGTATCTGACCACGTCCGGGCAGTTTCATTTATGCTTTCTGACGGAATACGGCCGAATAATGAAGGCCGGGGATATGTTCTGCGCCGGATTTTACGTCGTGCTGTCCGGTACGCCAAACTTTTGGGAATTGACAAGCCTTTCCTGGAATCTGCCTTTCGAATTATCCAACGGGACTACGCTCATGCCTATCCGGAGCTCAAGGAAAACGAGAATTTCATTTTAAATCACTTGAATTTAGAAGAGAAAAACTTCTTGGCTACCTTGGAGCAAGGTACTCAGCTGCTGCAGGAAAAGGTTAAAGGGCTTCTGAAACAAGGGGAGACGGTCTTAACCGGAACCGATGCCTTTTATTTATATGAAACCTATGGGTTCCCTGTGGAATTGACGGAAGAAATGCTGGCAGAACAAGGGATGACCGTGGATATGGTGTCCTTCCAAGCTGCTGCAGAGGAGCATCGCCTCAAGGCTAAGGAACAATCTCAGCAAATGCGGGCCGTGGCAGAAAGCCCGGAACTCGCGGAAAAGGCTAAATCATTAGGAATGACACCGTTTATTGGGTATGAAAAGGTTTCGGCAACCTCCCGGATAGAGGGGCTGTTCGTTGATGGCAAAGAAATGCAGGATGCCGGTGAAGGGGAAGAAGTCACGATCTTCCTTGCGGAGACTCCCTTCTATGCCGAAAGCGGAGGTCAGGTATCCGATGTGGGATTCATTCGAACCCCTCGTGCGGAAGCACGAGTGCTGGAAGTAAAAAAAGGTGTCACGGGCACTGTTTATCATAGGGCAGAGGTTAGGACAGGGGTATTCCACATTGGTGAATCTGTGGAAGTAGAAGTCGGTAACTCTGAGCGTCTGGCGACGGCTCGTCATCACAGCGCGACTCACCTCCTTCAGTCAGCATTGCGTTCAGTCTTAGGGGAGCATGTACAACAGGCCGGATCCTTAGTGACTCCGGAACGCTTGCGTTTTGACTTTACCCATTTTTCCCCTATGACTCCGGACGGGTTAAGGGCGGTGGAGGGGCTTATTAATGAAGCCGTATTAAAAAATATGCCTGTCCAAGCGACAGAAATGTCGTTAAAGGAAGCTAAAAAGAGCGGAGCGACGGCGCTTTTTGGAGAAAAATATGGAGAGACAGTGCGGGTTGTCCATATGGGGACCTTCAGTCAGGAATTGTGCGGCGGGACCCATGTCAGCAGTACCGGAGAAATTGGACTCGTAAAAATCCTTAGCGAAGGAGGGATCGGAGCTGGTCTGCGCCGAATTGAGGCAGTTGCCGGCTTAGAGGCTTTGGCCTATTTCCGTTCCCTTGATGATCAAGTAATGGACGTTGCGCAAACTCTGAAAGCTCAGCCTTTAGAAATAGGGAAGCGCGTAAGTGGGTTAATGACTCAGGTTAAAGACCTTGAACGAGAGATTGGACAACTTCAGGCGAAGCTTGCTAAAAATGAAGTTGAAGGCTTATTGAGCCGGGTCAGAGAGGTGGAAGGTATTCAGGTCATAGCAGCCCAAGTGCATGCTTCGGACATGGAGAGCCTTCGTCAAATGGCGGATCTTATCCGGGATAAGATGAAGTCAGGAGTTATCGTTTTAGGTGCAGTCAGTGAAGGAAAGGTAAATTTTGTAACAACTGTAAGCCCAAAAGGTTTAAGCGGGCTTCATGCCGGACAGATTATAAAAGAAGTAGCCAAAATAACAGGTGGGGGCGGTGGCGGCAAGCCGGATATGGCCCAAGCCGGCGGTAAAGATCCCAGTAAACTAGGAGAAGCCATTGACCGGGTTCCAAATCTTCTCCGTGGTTTTCTGAAAAAATAG
- a CDS encoding IreB family regulatory phosphoprotein, which produces MDRMEETMMFKAVGEEAISARDILQKVYAALQEKGYDPINQMVGYLMSGDPVYITSHNQARSMIRKLERFELIEELVRTYLQEK; this is translated from the coding sequence ATGGATCGAATGGAAGAAACCATGATGTTTAAGGCGGTGGGAGAAGAAGCCATTTCTGCCCGCGATATTTTGCAAAAGGTGTATGCCGCGTTACAGGAGAAAGGATATGACCCAATTAACCAAATGGTGGGTTATCTCATGTCAGGCGACCCTGTATATATCACCAGCCACAATCAGGCGAGATCAATGATTCGTAAACTTGAACGCTTTGAGCTGATCGAAGAGCTAGTCAGAACCTATTTGCAAGAGAAATGA
- a CDS encoding aldo/keto reductase — protein MRQVKLGSWGPDVSEVCFGSLAISPLQGRVTEAEGVSVLRYALEQGVDWIDTAEIYDNYGQIAQALKGYPNVRIVSKSYSVSAEEMRLSLDKARIALDRDTLDFFLLHEQESAFTLQGHARAWEELLRAKERGIVRWIGISTHAVAGVRAGALLPGLDVIHPILNYQGLGIIDGTLSEMLEAVSFASGLGIGIYAMKVFGGGHLANDPEKALAFVRRTPGVQGIALGMSSREEVDYNLLLLAGKDVPQELQEKVMHRKRKLYIADWCQGCGLCLEACPQGALSIEDNVSVVNAEACVLCGYCGRVCPHFCLKIV, from the coding sequence ATGCGTCAAGTTAAACTTGGTTCATGGGGGCCGGACGTTTCCGAAGTGTGCTTCGGAAGTTTGGCAATCTCCCCGTTGCAAGGCCGGGTAACGGAAGCAGAAGGAGTTTCCGTTCTGCGTTACGCCCTTGAGCAAGGGGTTGATTGGATTGATACGGCGGAAATCTACGACAACTATGGACAAATCGCTCAGGCGCTGAAAGGGTATCCAAACGTCCGTATTGTCAGTAAATCCTACTCCGTTTCTGCTGAGGAAATGCGTCTCAGCCTGGACAAGGCACGAATTGCTCTGGATCGGGATACTCTGGATTTTTTTCTTCTCCATGAACAGGAAAGTGCTTTTACTCTCCAAGGACATGCCAGAGCTTGGGAAGAACTTCTGCGGGCTAAGGAAAGGGGTATCGTGCGTTGGATTGGGATCTCCACCCACGCTGTTGCCGGAGTGCGGGCCGGGGCGTTGTTACCCGGTCTGGATGTGATTCATCCAATCTTAAATTACCAAGGACTTGGGATTATTGATGGCACGTTAAGTGAGATGTTGGAGGCGGTTTCCTTTGCCTCCGGCTTGGGAATTGGGATATATGCTATGAAAGTTTTTGGGGGAGGGCACTTGGCAAATGATCCGGAAAAAGCTCTGGCCTTTGTCCGGAGAACTCCAGGTGTGCAGGGAATTGCTCTGGGAATGTCCAGCCGGGAGGAAGTCGATTATAATCTGCTTTTGCTGGCCGGAAAAGACGTTCCCCAGGAATTGCAGGAAAAGGTTATGCATAGGAAACGGAAACTTTACATTGCTGATTGGTGTCAGGGGTGTGGTCTTTGTTTGGAAGCTTGTCCCCAGGGGGCTTTAAGCATTGAAGATAATGTTTCAGTGGTTAATGCTGAAGCCTGTGTACTATGTGGCTATTGCGGGAGGGTATGTCCTCATTTTTGTCTCAAAATCGTCTAG
- a CDS encoding DUF1292 domain-containing protein, protein MTDHPHNHDEHDVEEFDTVILTDDEGNDHEFLHLDTLELDGSTYFVLMPISEDESEEDEAIILKLGKDAEGGEMLLDIEDDEEWEKVADAWENLVEAEDDE, encoded by the coding sequence ATGACTGACCATCCCCATAACCATGATGAGCATGATGTAGAAGAGTTTGACACTGTTATTCTCACAGATGATGAGGGAAATGACCATGAGTTTCTTCATCTGGACACTTTGGAACTAGACGGTTCTACATACTTTGTCTTGATGCCTATCTCTGAGGACGAATCTGAAGAGGATGAGGCTATTATCCTTAAACTCGGCAAAGATGCTGAGGGGGGCGAAATGCTGCTTGACATCGAAGACGATGAAGAGTGGGAAAAAGTAGCTGATGCTTGGGAGAACCTAGTTGAAGCAGAAGATGATGAATAA
- the nifU gene encoding Fe-S cluster assembly scaffold protein NifU: MYTEKVMDHFTNPRNVGELENPDGVGEVGNAKCGDIMRIYLDIEGDIIKDVKFKTFGCGAAVATSSMVTEMVKGKTIEEAMEISNAAVAEALGGLPPAKMHCSNLAADALHEAIKDYYNKQQKKE; encoded by the coding sequence ATGTATACAGAAAAAGTAATGGATCATTTTACAAATCCGCGCAATGTCGGCGAATTGGAAAATCCGGATGGTGTGGGTGAAGTAGGAAACGCCAAGTGCGGAGATATCATGCGTATATATTTGGATATTGAGGGAGACATTATTAAAGATGTCAAATTTAAAACCTTTGGCTGCGGTGCTGCAGTTGCTACCAGCAGCATGGTTACGGAAATGGTCAAGGGTAAAACCATTGAAGAAGCTATGGAAATCTCCAATGCGGCTGTCGCCGAGGCGTTAGGGGGACTTCCGCCGGCGAAAATGCACTGTTCAAATTTGGCTGCCGATGCACTTCATGAGGCTATAAAAGATTATTATAATAAACAGCAAAAAAAGGAATAG
- the mnmA gene encoding tRNA 2-thiouridine(34) synthase MnmA, producing the protein MTQTTKPKVVVGMSGGVDSSMAAALLKEEGYDVIGVTMQIWEAAGPETEGGCCSNSAIDDARRVAFILGIPHYVMNFRSYFKETVVDYFTQSYLYGETPNPCIACNRHVKFGELLRKARGLGAEFIATGHYAQVLRDPGSERFLLSKSADQRKDQTYALYMLTQEQLEHTLFPLADYQKEHIREMARERGLGVGDKPESQEICFVPDDDYAAFVRERIEVPIKPGDFVDLAGNKLGRHEGIINFTVGQRKGLGVTFGKPMYVVGLNPEQNQVVLGEDRDVYTDTLWAVDLNWISIPYLTAPLKVEAKVRYNSKGAPATIFPAQIGSGYEVMVRFDEPQRAVTPGQAVVFYQGSLVVGGGKIISDPRGRVRGL; encoded by the coding sequence ATGACTCAGACTACAAAACCTAAAGTAGTTGTGGGTATGAGTGGCGGTGTGGATAGTTCCATGGCCGCCGCTTTGCTCAAAGAAGAAGGCTACGATGTGATTGGGGTTACAATGCAGATCTGGGAAGCAGCGGGTCCGGAAACTGAAGGAGGCTGCTGCTCCAACTCAGCGATTGATGATGCCCGGCGAGTTGCTTTTATACTGGGAATACCCCATTACGTCATGAATTTCCGCTCGTATTTTAAGGAGACTGTGGTAGATTATTTCACCCAGTCTTATTTGTATGGAGAAACTCCTAATCCATGTATTGCCTGCAACAGGCATGTAAAGTTTGGGGAATTGCTCCGTAAAGCCCGCGGCTTGGGAGCTGAGTTTATTGCGACCGGGCATTACGCGCAGGTTTTACGGGATCCGGGAAGTGAACGGTTTCTCTTAAGTAAGAGCGCTGATCAGCGTAAAGATCAAACCTATGCACTGTACATGTTAACCCAGGAACAGCTTGAACATACCCTCTTTCCTTTGGCGGATTACCAAAAAGAGCATATCCGGGAAATGGCCCGCGAGCGGGGGTTAGGTGTCGGAGATAAGCCCGAAAGCCAGGAAATTTGTTTTGTACCGGATGATGATTATGCGGCCTTTGTCAGGGAACGAATTGAAGTTCCAATTAAGCCGGGTGATTTTGTGGACCTGGCTGGAAACAAGTTAGGCCGGCATGAGGGGATTATTAACTTTACGGTTGGACAGCGTAAAGGTCTGGGAGTTACCTTTGGTAAACCAATGTATGTCGTAGGGCTGAATCCGGAACAAAACCAGGTAGTTCTGGGAGAAGACCGGGATGTATATACAGATACGCTTTGGGCAGTTGATCTCAATTGGATATCTATACCGTATTTGACAGCCCCCCTGAAAGTCGAGGCCAAAGTCCGGTATAACTCTAAGGGGGCTCCGGCAACGATTTTTCCTGCCCAAATCGGCTCAGGTTATGAAGTGATGGTCCGTTTTGATGAACCCCAGCGTGCGGTTACCCCAGGGCAGGCAGTGGTCTTTTATCAAGGAAGTTTAGTCGTGGGCGGGGGTAAGATTATTTCTGATCCGCGTGGCCGGGTTCGAGGTCTTTAA
- the ruvX gene encoding Holliday junction resolvase RuvX, whose product MRIMGLDFGSKTIGVAMSDSLFWTAQGVKTIRRSKKEIDELRELIREYEVMEIIIGYPKNMNGTLGPRCALTEEFAEVLRSEFGLEVKLWDERLSTVAAQRSLIQADVSRAKRKNVIDKMAAVFILQGYLDSRPKNI is encoded by the coding sequence GTGCGGATTATGGGTTTGGATTTCGGGTCGAAGACGATTGGGGTGGCGATGAGTGATTCCCTATTTTGGACGGCTCAGGGAGTTAAGACGATTAGACGTTCCAAGAAGGAAATTGACGAACTGCGTGAACTCATTCGCGAGTATGAGGTAATGGAGATTATTATTGGCTATCCTAAGAATATGAATGGAACCCTGGGGCCTCGTTGTGCTTTGACTGAAGAGTTCGCGGAGGTGCTTCGTTCGGAGTTCGGACTTGAGGTGAAATTATGGGATGAGCGTTTAAGTACCGTCGCGGCCCAACGGTCTCTTATTCAAGCGGATGTCTCACGTGCCAAACGCAAAAATGTTATCGACAAAATGGCAGCGGTGTTTATTCTTCAAGGTTATTTGGATAGCAGGCCAAAAAATATTTGA
- a CDS encoding PRC-barrel domain-containing protein, whose translation MRRTREIVGLPVLDLKSGNSIGWVHDLVLDNDKDEVVGVLLEGGHFFHSAKGIPRKAIATVGKDALTVHEKTVEELKGIRWSDKVGNEVYTQGGDARGTIEDVFLDDAIEKMVGFEVSDGLFADLLHGRGTILKPHVMIDGKDILIVDNQVSPLDQTNEGGL comes from the coding sequence ATGCGACGCACTCGGGAGATTGTCGGACTGCCCGTCCTGGATTTAAAAAGCGGTAATTCAATTGGTTGGGTGCATGATCTGGTTCTTGATAATGACAAAGACGAGGTCGTCGGGGTTCTCCTGGAAGGCGGGCATTTCTTTCATTCAGCTAAAGGTATTCCTCGTAAGGCCATTGCAACCGTTGGTAAGGATGCGCTGACTGTTCACGAAAAAACAGTTGAAGAACTTAAAGGGATACGGTGGTCTGACAAGGTAGGTAATGAAGTCTATACTCAAGGTGGAGACGCTAGAGGCACAATTGAAGATGTTTTTCTTGATGATGCCATAGAAAAAATGGTAGGTTTCGAGGTCTCTGACGGGCTTTTTGCCGACCTTCTTCATGGTCGGGGAACAATCCTAAAGCCGCATGTCATGATCGATGGAAAAGATATCTTGATTGTCGATAACCAGGTATCCCCCTTGGATCAAACAAATGAAGGGGGATTATGA
- a CDS encoding AI-2E family transporter, producing MKFTNWKWIFVGTCSLLAILVLFKVRMILGPFFLAFVLAYLLNPLVVALERHKIGRKKAIGIVFILIILLCAATTFLIIPIIYNELSKLVVILPQTIQSMTDMIDGFRNQFKATGLPSRVALVLDEHLAESEIMIAERLNRFLDNLPKALSSVTLYMLSPVIAIYFLADWKDLGEGFFRIIPQRWRMEWRRLWQDINHIVRQYVRGDLFVALIVGILIGVGVKLVGMDYALLIGLICGVFDLIPYFGPALGAVPAVLLALTHSPVMALKVLLIIFVVQQLEGNVISPKLMGESVGLHPLWVVFALLACGEIAGFWGLFLAVPLAAVIRVILKHVYFRLVSTKV from the coding sequence ATGAAATTTACTAATTGGAAATGGATATTCGTGGGAACGTGCTCGCTGCTGGCGATTCTCGTTCTTTTCAAGGTGAGGATGATATTAGGCCCCTTTTTTCTTGCGTTTGTGCTGGCTTATTTGTTAAACCCACTGGTTGTTGCTTTGGAACGGCATAAGATTGGCAGAAAGAAAGCAATTGGGATTGTTTTCATCTTAATTATTCTCCTTTGTGCTGCCACTACGTTTCTTATCATCCCCATAATCTATAATGAATTAAGTAAATTAGTGGTGATTTTACCTCAGACTATACAGTCAATGACGGATATGATCGATGGATTCAGGAATCAGTTTAAGGCAACAGGACTGCCAAGCCGTGTTGCACTCGTTTTAGATGAGCATCTGGCAGAGAGTGAAATAATGATCGCCGAACGGCTTAACCGGTTTCTTGATAATTTGCCGAAGGCATTGTCCTCGGTGACTCTCTATATGCTGTCCCCGGTTATTGCCATCTACTTTCTGGCTGATTGGAAAGACTTAGGGGAAGGATTTTTTCGAATTATCCCCCAGCGTTGGAGAATGGAATGGCGGCGCTTATGGCAGGACATCAATCATATCGTTCGGCAGTATGTGCGTGGAGATCTGTTTGTCGCTTTAATTGTAGGGATACTTATTGGTGTAGGAGTAAAACTGGTTGGTATGGATTATGCGCTATTGATTGGCCTGATCTGCGGGGTTTTCGATCTTATTCCCTATTTTGGACCGGCACTTGGAGCAGTGCCGGCGGTCCTATTGGCGTTAACCCATTCTCCGGTGATGGCCTTGAAAGTGCTCCTGATTATTTTTGTCGTGCAGCAACTCGAAGGGAATGTCATCTCTCCTAAGCTGATGGGTGAAAGTGTGGGGCTTCATCCGCTTTGGGTTGTGTTTGCACTTTTAGCCTGCGGAGAAATTGCCGGATTCTGGGGTCTCTTCTTAGCGGTTCCATTAGCTGCTGTGATACGAGTGATTCTAAAACATGTCTATTTTAGATTGGTTTCAACGAAAGTTTAA
- a CDS encoding RrF2 family transcriptional regulator — protein MKLSTKGRYGVRAMFDLAQHMGEGPTSLKSIAERQGISEHYLEQLISGLRKAGLVKSVRGAQGGYLLGKEPDKIRVGDIIRVLEGPIAPADCVSEEDPEICCKAEYCVTRTIWEKVRDSIAEVLDSITLETMLEDAKKIESERSLYMYYI, from the coding sequence TTGAAACTCTCGACCAAAGGTCGATACGGGGTAAGAGCTATGTTTGATTTAGCTCAACATATGGGTGAAGGTCCAACTTCTTTGAAAAGCATTGCGGAGAGACAGGGTATATCTGAACACTATCTGGAGCAGCTCATTTCGGGACTGCGTAAAGCGGGTTTAGTAAAAAGTGTTCGTGGTGCGCAGGGCGGCTACTTATTAGGAAAAGAGCCGGATAAGATAAGGGTTGGAGACATTATCCGTGTCTTAGAAGGACCGATTGCTCCAGCTGATTGCGTTTCCGAGGAGGATCCGGAAATTTGCTGCAAAGCTGAGTATTGCGTCACTCGGACGATTTGGGAGAAGGTCAGGGACTCCATCGCAGAAGTTCTTGATTCGATCACACTGGAAACGATGCTTGAGGATGCTAAAAAGATTGAATCCGAGCGGAGCCTGTATATGTACTATATTTAA